One Desulfovibrio fairfieldensis genomic window carries:
- a CDS encoding ATP-binding protein, with product MSMIRPHSYPFSAIVGQEALKEALLLNVVNPGIGGVLVRGEKGTAKSTAVRALAAILPEMDVVRGCPCACDPDDADTLCPLCREMLSSTGELPREQRRVRVTELPVGAGEDRVVGSLDMEAALADGRRRFEHGLLAAANRGILYVDEVNLLDDHLVDVLLDAAAMGVNTVEREGLSWSHPARFTLVGTMNPEEGELRPQLLDRFGLCVEVRGMAEPEQRMAVMTRRMDFERDPVEFCERWQEKDRTLAESVMTARRLLSDVQADEACMRAVVEQAIAAQVDGHRADIVMLKTAKTLVALDGRREVRLEDVHKAASLVLPHRMRRKPFEAVGGTRP from the coding sequence ATGAGCATGATCCGGCCGCATTCCTACCCGTTTTCCGCCATTGTGGGACAGGAGGCTTTAAAGGAGGCGCTGCTGCTCAATGTGGTCAATCCCGGCATCGGCGGCGTATTAGTGCGCGGAGAAAAGGGCACGGCCAAATCTACCGCGGTGCGGGCTCTGGCGGCCATTCTGCCCGAGATGGACGTGGTGCGGGGCTGTCCCTGCGCCTGCGACCCTGACGACGCGGACACGCTGTGCCCGCTGTGCCGTGAAATGCTTTCCTCTACCGGCGAATTGCCCAGGGAACAACGGCGGGTGCGCGTGACCGAACTGCCCGTGGGAGCCGGCGAAGACCGCGTGGTAGGCTCGCTGGATATGGAAGCGGCCTTGGCCGACGGCCGCCGCCGTTTCGAGCACGGCCTGCTGGCCGCCGCAAACAGGGGCATCCTCTATGTGGACGAGGTGAACCTGCTGGACGACCATCTGGTGGACGTGCTTCTGGACGCTGCGGCCATGGGCGTAAATACCGTGGAACGTGAAGGGCTTTCATGGTCGCATCCGGCGCGTTTCACCCTGGTGGGCACAATGAATCCGGAAGAAGGCGAACTGCGGCCGCAATTACTGGACCGTTTCGGTCTTTGCGTGGAAGTGCGCGGCATGGCTGAGCCGGAACAGCGCATGGCTGTCATGACCCGTCGTATGGACTTTGAACGCGATCCGGTGGAATTTTGCGAACGCTGGCAGGAAAAGGACAGGACTCTAGCTGAAAGCGTCATGACGGCCCGCCGCCTGCTATCGGATGTACAAGCCGACGAGGCCTGCATGCGCGCCGTGGTGGAACAAGCCATTGCCGCCCAGGTGGATGGTCATCGCGCCGACATCGTTATGCTCAAAACCGCTAAAACCCTCGTGGCCCTGGATGGGCGCAGGGAAGTCCGGCTGGAGGACGTGCACAAAGCGGCCTCTTTGGTCCTTCCGCACCGGATGCGCCGCAAACCTTTTGAGGCGGTGGGCGGGACTCGCCCATGA
- a CDS encoding magnesium chelatase subunit D family protein: protein MNAAAPSRHLFPFTALTGQPLMRRALLANALCPDIGGVLLRGQKGTAKSTAVRALAKLLPSVSVVANCPWRCSPQGPLCPDCARAAARGPLPVDVVCAPLITLPLSATEDRLTGGLDTEAALRGGRRVVQPGLLAAAHQGMLYVDEINLLPDQLVDLLLDVCSSGVNKLERDGCTVGHAACFALIGSMNPEEGPLRPQLLDRFGLCVDVLAPEDPFLRLEILRRREAFDAAPVLFKAQWETAQKALADQLREGRNLLPGLRVPEALLRDIVLLVAEARCAGHRGELALLRTARALAALDGCTTVRGEHVQEAAVMALTHRRRMSAPSAHESKERKEAPKPGQEKQRKADGQTLHGQAQPPDIAGGDIVGRDGISHEPDLPAGTEREQIFAAGSPYQVRPLRPPMDKRLRNGSGRHSRTRTAQKSGRCVGYSARPLLQGMPPDIALEPTIRAAALRIAVHEENIRPPLRVRVRPDDWRYKRRERHMGNLIVFAVDASGSMGAASRMREVKSAVLSLLLHAYQKRDQVSLVAFRGQRGQTLLQPTGSVELASKELQDLPTGGRTPLADGLREARRVIGNALRKNPDTRPILVVISDGRANVTPSLETGSALDAALDEARRIARDARVYSLVVDVEQGGLLQFGQALQLAEVMGAGYLPVEALRASTLMGLVRSIAE from the coding sequence ATGAACGCGGCAGCGCCCTCACGGCATCTGTTTCCCTTTACTGCGCTGACGGGCCAGCCCCTCATGCGCCGCGCGTTGCTGGCAAACGCACTGTGCCCGGATATCGGCGGCGTCTTGCTGCGTGGTCAGAAAGGCACGGCGAAATCCACGGCGGTGCGTGCACTGGCGAAACTTTTGCCGTCTGTTTCCGTGGTGGCGAACTGCCCGTGGCGCTGCTCTCCGCAGGGTCCGCTCTGCCCGGACTGCGCGCGGGCGGCGGCAAGAGGTCCCTTGCCTGTGGATGTCGTATGCGCTCCCCTTATAACGCTGCCGCTTTCCGCCACGGAGGACAGGCTGACAGGCGGCCTGGATACCGAAGCGGCTTTGCGTGGCGGTCGGCGCGTGGTTCAGCCGGGCCTGCTGGCAGCCGCCCATCAGGGCATGCTGTATGTGGATGAAATCAATCTACTCCCCGACCAGCTTGTTGATTTGCTGCTGGATGTCTGCTCCAGCGGCGTCAACAAGCTGGAACGCGACGGCTGTACTGTTGGACATGCCGCCTGTTTTGCCCTGATCGGGAGCATGAATCCCGAAGAAGGCCCCCTGCGTCCGCAACTACTGGACCGCTTCGGGCTGTGCGTGGATGTGCTGGCCCCGGAAGATCCGTTCCTGAGACTGGAAATCCTGCGGCGGAGAGAAGCCTTTGACGCCGCCCCCGTACTGTTCAAGGCGCAATGGGAGACGGCTCAAAAGGCTCTGGCCGACCAACTGCGAGAGGGGCGTAATCTGCTGCCCGGACTGCGTGTGCCGGAAGCGCTTCTGAGAGATATTGTCCTGTTGGTCGCGGAAGCGCGTTGCGCCGGGCACAGGGGTGAGCTGGCACTGTTGCGCACAGCGCGGGCTCTGGCCGCGCTGGACGGCTGCACTACCGTACGCGGCGAGCATGTGCAGGAAGCCGCTGTCATGGCTCTGACTCACCGACGGCGTATGAGCGCTCCTTCCGCCCATGAGTCGAAAGAACGCAAGGAAGCGCCAAAGCCGGGACAGGAGAAGCAGCGAAAGGCAGATGGACAAACCCTCCACGGGCAAGCTCAGCCTCCCGACATAGCGGGCGGGGATATCGTTGGCCGTGATGGGATATCCCACGAGCCTGACCTTCCGGCAGGCACGGAGCGCGAACAAATTTTCGCTGCGGGCAGTCCCTATCAGGTGAGGCCGTTGCGACCGCCCATGGACAAACGTCTGCGTAACGGCTCCGGCCGCCACAGCCGGACGCGTACCGCGCAGAAAAGCGGACGTTGCGTCGGTTATTCAGCGCGTCCGCTCCTGCAAGGTATGCCGCCGGACATAGCTCTGGAACCCACAATCCGGGCCGCAGCCCTGCGAATAGCCGTGCATGAAGAAAACATCAGGCCGCCTCTGCGTGTGCGTGTACGACCTGATGATTGGCGCTATAAACGTCGAGAACGTCATATGGGCAATCTCATTGTCTTCGCCGTGGACGCCTCCGGCTCCATGGGCGCAGCCAGCCGCATGCGTGAGGTCAAAAGCGCCGTCCTGTCTCTCCTGCTGCATGCCTATCAAAAACGGGATCAGGTTTCGCTGGTGGCCTTTCGCGGCCAACGGGGCCAAACGCTGCTGCAGCCCACAGGCAGCGTAGAACTTGCTTCAAAGGAACTGCAGGATCTGCCTACCGGAGGGCGCACGCCTCTTGCCGACGGCCTGAGGGAAGCCAGACGCGTTATTGGCAACGCCTTGCGGAAAAATCCGGACACCCGGCCGATTCTGGTCGTTATTTCAGACGGCAGAGCTAATGTTACGCCTTCCCTGGAGACAGGTTCGGCTCTGGACGCAGCTTTGGACGAAGCCCGCCGTATCGCACGGGATGCGCGCGTGTATTCTCTGGTCGTTGACGTGGAGCAGGGAGGACTGCTGCAGTTCGGCCAAGCCCTGCAACTGGCGGAAGTCATGGGAGCTGGATATCTGCCGGTGGAGGCTCTGCGCGCCTCCACACTGATGGGCCTTGTACGGAGCATCGCTGAATGA
- a CDS encoding ABC transporter substrate-binding protein, whose amino-acid sequence MMLQKTLLYCCLWLLFCASQIQAATRLVVLPVDALEVVRLLGGMAQVVGVSQHAAERGALLPEAAKIPGVGKGFSPNLEAIAALGPDVVVTWKGYPGPELERRLEPFGIRVLRLDMHLPENLTWGVHALAELLGEKAVARGKDYLNWVRQAEARLHASIPAGVAQPAVLAEHFAPDRLAGPGSALFELTLKAGGRNPASRLHTASSPVNMEWVVEQHPDVVIKSVSLSSLDTQKGLEQLKKARAELSARIGWQDVPAARDGRVYAISADILGGPRWVVGMAALVEAFYPEAACKTNAQALHKEYLHLFQEDSAGGALAVP is encoded by the coding sequence ATGATGCTGCAGAAAACACTCTTATACTGCTGTCTGTGGCTGTTGTTTTGTGCCTCACAGATCCAAGCTGCGACGCGCCTTGTTGTTCTGCCCGTAGACGCGCTAGAGGTGGTCCGGCTGCTGGGCGGCATGGCTCAGGTGGTGGGCGTTTCCCAGCATGCCGCCGAACGAGGCGCACTTTTGCCGGAAGCAGCAAAAATCCCCGGCGTCGGCAAAGGATTCTCACCAAATCTTGAGGCCATCGCGGCTCTGGGGCCGGATGTGGTGGTGACTTGGAAAGGCTATCCTGGCCCGGAACTGGAGCGCCGTCTTGAACCCTTTGGCATCCGCGTTCTACGTCTGGACATGCATTTGCCGGAAAACCTGACGTGGGGCGTGCATGCTCTGGCCGAGCTGCTGGGAGAGAAAGCCGTTGCCAGAGGAAAAGACTACCTGAACTGGGTCCGGCAAGCGGAAGCGCGCCTGCATGCAAGTATCCCCGCAGGCGTGGCACAGCCAGCCGTGCTGGCCGAGCATTTTGCGCCGGATCGGTTGGCGGGTCCCGGTTCTGCCCTTTTTGAGCTGACATTGAAAGCGGGAGGGCGCAACCCGGCAAGTCGATTGCACACGGCCTCATCGCCGGTCAACATGGAATGGGTCGTGGAGCAACACCCCGATGTGGTGATTAAAAGCGTTTCTCTTTCCTCGCTGGATACCCAAAAAGGACTTGAGCAATTGAAAAAAGCGCGTGCGGAGCTGTCGGCTCGTATCGGCTGGCAGGATGTGCCCGCCGCCCGAGACGGTCGGGTATATGCCATTTCAGCCGACATTCTGGGCGGCCCACGCTGGGTAGTGGGCATGGCGGCGCTGGTGGAGGCATTTTACCCCGAAGCGGCATGCAAAACCAATGCGCAAGCTTTGCACAAAGAGTATCTGCATCTGTTCCAAGAAGACAGCGCGGGAGGCGCTCTTGCTGTCCCTTAA
- a CDS encoding energy transducer TonB, with product MLSLNPLPPAKRKEIPAVLAMGLSFLLHGVLVVSLLAAALALPDYLPVQSGGVLTVSWAPAGTGTAGNTDMANLPDRTSPQLPEQAAKATAAAEESSAVEEQKPEQAVPVRQTVQRREHVRKNKTAAKPRHKKFEKEPIVPPVKTSGHRSIENAAKQQPTEKQGGLGTDIPGMVPIEGTPQPQVMAWNAGGGPRFLRQAPLRYPRAAQRRNLEGKAVVEAYLDGEGKLLRARVIRTDHADFGAAALNCIQASTFAPARIEGKPVPCVVLIPMLFVLKE from the coding sequence TTGCTGTCCCTTAATCCGCTTCCTCCGGCAAAGCGGAAAGAAATCCCGGCAGTGCTGGCAATGGGACTTTCATTTCTGCTGCATGGGGTTCTGGTCGTCAGTCTGTTGGCGGCGGCTTTGGCTCTGCCGGACTATCTGCCGGTGCAGTCCGGCGGCGTATTGACGGTCAGCTGGGCTCCTGCGGGAACCGGGACCGCCGGTAATACGGATATGGCGAATTTGCCGGACCGGACCAGTCCGCAGTTGCCGGAACAGGCCGCAAAGGCAACGGCTGCCGCTGAGGAATCTTCTGCCGTTGAGGAACAGAAGCCGGAACAGGCTGTGCCAGTCCGGCAGACCGTGCAGCGCCGGGAACATGTCAGAAAAAACAAAACCGCCGCAAAGCCCCGTCATAAAAAATTTGAAAAAGAACCAATTGTGCCGCCTGTGAAAACCTCCGGGCACCGTTCTATAGAAAACGCGGCGAAACAGCAGCCAACGGAGAAACAAGGCGGCCTAGGAACAGACATACCCGGCATGGTCCCGATAGAGGGTACACCACAGCCGCAGGTTATGGCCTGGAATGCCGGCGGCGGCCCCCGCTTCCTGCGGCAGGCTCCATTGCGCTACCCGCGCGCGGCGCAACGACGCAACCTGGAAGGCAAGGCCGTGGTGGAAGCTTATCTGGATGGGGAAGGCAAGCTGCTGCGCGCCCGTGTGATACGGACCGACCATGCGGACTTCGGTGCGGCCGCGCTGAACTGCATACAGGCATCCACCTTTGCGCCTGCCCGTATCGAAGGCAAACCTGTTCCATGCGTAGTGCTTATTCCCATGCTCTTTGTTTTGAAGGAATAG